In Musa acuminata AAA Group cultivar baxijiao chromosome BXJ3-9, Cavendish_Baxijiao_AAA, whole genome shotgun sequence, a single genomic region encodes these proteins:
- the LOC135649634 gene encoding glucan endo-1,3-beta-glucosidase 6-like isoform X2, whose amino-acid sequence MLYLELGARCGSERWAKKMGCSSELLVVMSWLCVVGCARGIGANWGTQASHPLPPSTVVQLLKDNGIQKAKLFDADDRVLSALANSGIQVMVGIPNDMLASLASDHKAAERWVAKNVSDYVHDGVDIRFVAVGNEPFLETYNGSFLQTTYPALQNIQAALDAVGLSNQVKTTVPLNADVYRSVTGKPSDGDFRSNIHDLMLSIVKFLSDNGAPFTANIYPFISLYEDPNFPVDYAFFDGYSSPIVDGSFTYTNVFDANHDTLVAALQRNGFGNVSIIVGEIGWPTDGNMNANQQLAQRFNQGFMNHVSSGNGTPLRPGPIDAYLFSLVDEDEKSIQPGNFERHWGVFAYDGSPKYELDLRITTEAAAAANSSSLVGAKNIKYLERKWCVLKPSVSLDDAEIAPSVSYACENADCSSLGYKTACSDLDAQGNISYAFNSYYQKNDQDNRACGFSGLATVTEKDPSTSTCKFDIMIDAEAAESWKARTLTQLNLLWCIVLPVIVTFV is encoded by the exons ATGCTCTATTTGGAG CTCGGAGCTCGTTGCGGTTCTGAGCGCTGGGCGAAGAAGATGGGGTGTTCGTCGGAGCTTCTCGTGGTGATGTCATGGCTTTGCGTGGTGGGATGCGCGCGTGGGATTGGCGCCAACTGGGGGACGCAGGCGAGCCACCCGCTGCCGCCGAGCACGGTGGTGCAGCTGCTCAAGGACAACGGAATCCAGAAGGCGAAGCTGTTCGACGCCGACGACCGCGTGCTGAGCGCCCTTGCCAACAGTGGGATTCAGGTGATGGTCGGGATCCCCAACGATATGCTCGCCTCCCTCGCCTCCGACCACAAGGCGGCGGAGCGGTGGGTGGCGAAGAACGTCTCGGATTACGTTCATGATGGAGTTGATATCAG GTTTGTTGCAGTCGGCAACGAGCCGTTCTTGGAGACCTACAACGGGAGCTTTCTGCAGACTACGTATCCGGCGCTGCAGAACATCCAAGCGGCTCTCGACGCGGTTGGGCTGAGCAACCAGGTCAAGACCACCGTCCCCCTCAATGCCGACGTCTACCGATCGGTGACCGGCAAGCCCTCCGATGGTGACTTCCGCTCCAACATACATGACCTCATGCTGTCCATCGTCAAGTTCCTCAGCGACAATGGCGCTCCCTTCACCGCCAACATCTACCCCTTCATCAGCCTCTACGAGGACCCCAACTTCCCCGTGGACTACGCCTTCTTCGACGGCTACTCCTCCCCCATCGTCGACGGCTCGTTCACCTACACTAACGTGTTCGACGCCAACCATGACACCCTCGTGGCGGCGCTGCAGAGGAACGGCTTCGGGAACGTCTCCATCATCGTGGGCGAGATCGGGTGGCCGACGGACGGGAACATGAACGCGAACCAGCAGCTCGCGCAGCGATTCAACCAGGGCTTCATGAACCATGTCTCGAGTGGCAACGGCACGCCGCTGAGACCCGGGCCGATCGACGCGTACCTCTTCAGCTTGGTCGACGAGGACGAGAAGAGCATCCAGCCGGGGAACTTCGAGAGGCACTGGGGCGTGTTCGCCTACGACGGCAGCCCAAAGTACGAGCTCGATCTCCGCATCACAAcagaagcggcggcggcggcgaattCCAGTTCACTCGTCGGGGCGAAGAACATCAAGTACTTGGAGAGGAAGTGGTGCGTGCTGAAGCCTTCGGTGAGCCTCGACGACGCCGAGATCGCGCCGAGCGTCAGCTACGCTTGCGAGAACGCAGACTGCTCCAGCCTCGGATACAAGACGGCGTGCAGCGATCTGGATGCGCAGGGAAACATCTCGTATGCGTTCAACAGCTACTACCAGAAGAACGACCAGGACAACAGGGCCTGCGGGTTCTCGGGCTTGGCGACCGTCACCGAGAAGGATCCATCGACCTCTACCTGCAAATTCGACATCATGATCGATGCTGAGGCTGCAGAATCCTGGAAAGCCCGAACACTCACACAGCTCAATTTGCTTTGGTGTATTGTTCTTCCGGTTATAGTGACGTTTGTGTGA
- the LOC135649634 gene encoding glucan endo-1,3-beta-glucosidase 6-like isoform X3 gives MGCSSELLVVMSWLCVVGCARGIGANWGTQASHPLPPSTVVQLLKDNGIQKAKLFDADDRVLSALANSGIQVMVGIPNDMLASLASDHKAAERWVAKNVSDYVHDGVDIRFVAVGNEPFLETYNGSFLQTTYPALQNIQAALDAVGLSNQVKTTVPLNADVYRSVTGKPSDGDFRSNIHDLMLSIVKFLSDNGAPFTANIYPFISLYEDPNFPVDYAFFDGYSSPIVDGSFTYTNVFDANHDTLVAALQRNGFGNVSIIVGEIGWPTDGNMNANQQLAQRFNQGFMNHVSSGNGTPLRPGPIDAYLFSLVDEDEKSIQPGNFERHWGVFAYDGSPKYELDLRITTEAAAAANSSSLVGAKNIKYLERKWCVLKPSVSLDDAEIAPSVSYACENADCSSLGYKTACSDLDAQGNISYAFNSYYQKNDQDNRACGFSGLATVTEKDPSTSTCKFDIMIDAEAAESWKARTLTQLNLLWCIVLPVIVTFV, from the exons ATGGGGTGTTCGTCGGAGCTTCTCGTGGTGATGTCATGGCTTTGCGTGGTGGGATGCGCGCGTGGGATTGGCGCCAACTGGGGGACGCAGGCGAGCCACCCGCTGCCGCCGAGCACGGTGGTGCAGCTGCTCAAGGACAACGGAATCCAGAAGGCGAAGCTGTTCGACGCCGACGACCGCGTGCTGAGCGCCCTTGCCAACAGTGGGATTCAGGTGATGGTCGGGATCCCCAACGATATGCTCGCCTCCCTCGCCTCCGACCACAAGGCGGCGGAGCGGTGGGTGGCGAAGAACGTCTCGGATTACGTTCATGATGGAGTTGATATCAG GTTTGTTGCAGTCGGCAACGAGCCGTTCTTGGAGACCTACAACGGGAGCTTTCTGCAGACTACGTATCCGGCGCTGCAGAACATCCAAGCGGCTCTCGACGCGGTTGGGCTGAGCAACCAGGTCAAGACCACCGTCCCCCTCAATGCCGACGTCTACCGATCGGTGACCGGCAAGCCCTCCGATGGTGACTTCCGCTCCAACATACATGACCTCATGCTGTCCATCGTCAAGTTCCTCAGCGACAATGGCGCTCCCTTCACCGCCAACATCTACCCCTTCATCAGCCTCTACGAGGACCCCAACTTCCCCGTGGACTACGCCTTCTTCGACGGCTACTCCTCCCCCATCGTCGACGGCTCGTTCACCTACACTAACGTGTTCGACGCCAACCATGACACCCTCGTGGCGGCGCTGCAGAGGAACGGCTTCGGGAACGTCTCCATCATCGTGGGCGAGATCGGGTGGCCGACGGACGGGAACATGAACGCGAACCAGCAGCTCGCGCAGCGATTCAACCAGGGCTTCATGAACCATGTCTCGAGTGGCAACGGCACGCCGCTGAGACCCGGGCCGATCGACGCGTACCTCTTCAGCTTGGTCGACGAGGACGAGAAGAGCATCCAGCCGGGGAACTTCGAGAGGCACTGGGGCGTGTTCGCCTACGACGGCAGCCCAAAGTACGAGCTCGATCTCCGCATCACAAcagaagcggcggcggcggcgaattCCAGTTCACTCGTCGGGGCGAAGAACATCAAGTACTTGGAGAGGAAGTGGTGCGTGCTGAAGCCTTCGGTGAGCCTCGACGACGCCGAGATCGCGCCGAGCGTCAGCTACGCTTGCGAGAACGCAGACTGCTCCAGCCTCGGATACAAGACGGCGTGCAGCGATCTGGATGCGCAGGGAAACATCTCGTATGCGTTCAACAGCTACTACCAGAAGAACGACCAGGACAACAGGGCCTGCGGGTTCTCGGGCTTGGCGACCGTCACCGAGAAGGATCCATCGACCTCTACCTGCAAATTCGACATCATGATCGATGCTGAGGCTGCAGAATCCTGGAAAGCCCGAACACTCACACAGCTCAATTTGCTTTGGTGTATTGTTCTTCCGGTTATAGTGACGTTTGTGTGA
- the LOC135649634 gene encoding glucan endo-1,3-beta-glucosidase 6-like isoform X1, whose protein sequence is MLMHTPYLLMSDALFGDSEIERILDEAQKCVEYIQSKEWNPLLILPSNFDSTTSPLTSLLGARCGSERWAKKMGCSSELLVVMSWLCVVGCARGIGANWGTQASHPLPPSTVVQLLKDNGIQKAKLFDADDRVLSALANSGIQVMVGIPNDMLASLASDHKAAERWVAKNVSDYVHDGVDIRFVAVGNEPFLETYNGSFLQTTYPALQNIQAALDAVGLSNQVKTTVPLNADVYRSVTGKPSDGDFRSNIHDLMLSIVKFLSDNGAPFTANIYPFISLYEDPNFPVDYAFFDGYSSPIVDGSFTYTNVFDANHDTLVAALQRNGFGNVSIIVGEIGWPTDGNMNANQQLAQRFNQGFMNHVSSGNGTPLRPGPIDAYLFSLVDEDEKSIQPGNFERHWGVFAYDGSPKYELDLRITTEAAAAANSSSLVGAKNIKYLERKWCVLKPSVSLDDAEIAPSVSYACENADCSSLGYKTACSDLDAQGNISYAFNSYYQKNDQDNRACGFSGLATVTEKDPSTSTCKFDIMIDAEAAESWKARTLTQLNLLWCIVLPVIVTFV, encoded by the exons ATGTTGATGCACACACCATACTTGTTGATGTCAGATGCTCTATTTGGAG ATTCCGAGATCGAGAGGATTTTAGATGAAGCTCAGAAGTGTGTGGAGTACATTCAATCCAAGGAATGGAATCCCCTGTTGATACTTCCCAGTAATTTTGATTCCACCACCTCACCTTTGACCTCTCTT CTCGGAGCTCGTTGCGGTTCTGAGCGCTGGGCGAAGAAGATGGGGTGTTCGTCGGAGCTTCTCGTGGTGATGTCATGGCTTTGCGTGGTGGGATGCGCGCGTGGGATTGGCGCCAACTGGGGGACGCAGGCGAGCCACCCGCTGCCGCCGAGCACGGTGGTGCAGCTGCTCAAGGACAACGGAATCCAGAAGGCGAAGCTGTTCGACGCCGACGACCGCGTGCTGAGCGCCCTTGCCAACAGTGGGATTCAGGTGATGGTCGGGATCCCCAACGATATGCTCGCCTCCCTCGCCTCCGACCACAAGGCGGCGGAGCGGTGGGTGGCGAAGAACGTCTCGGATTACGTTCATGATGGAGTTGATATCAG GTTTGTTGCAGTCGGCAACGAGCCGTTCTTGGAGACCTACAACGGGAGCTTTCTGCAGACTACGTATCCGGCGCTGCAGAACATCCAAGCGGCTCTCGACGCGGTTGGGCTGAGCAACCAGGTCAAGACCACCGTCCCCCTCAATGCCGACGTCTACCGATCGGTGACCGGCAAGCCCTCCGATGGTGACTTCCGCTCCAACATACATGACCTCATGCTGTCCATCGTCAAGTTCCTCAGCGACAATGGCGCTCCCTTCACCGCCAACATCTACCCCTTCATCAGCCTCTACGAGGACCCCAACTTCCCCGTGGACTACGCCTTCTTCGACGGCTACTCCTCCCCCATCGTCGACGGCTCGTTCACCTACACTAACGTGTTCGACGCCAACCATGACACCCTCGTGGCGGCGCTGCAGAGGAACGGCTTCGGGAACGTCTCCATCATCGTGGGCGAGATCGGGTGGCCGACGGACGGGAACATGAACGCGAACCAGCAGCTCGCGCAGCGATTCAACCAGGGCTTCATGAACCATGTCTCGAGTGGCAACGGCACGCCGCTGAGACCCGGGCCGATCGACGCGTACCTCTTCAGCTTGGTCGACGAGGACGAGAAGAGCATCCAGCCGGGGAACTTCGAGAGGCACTGGGGCGTGTTCGCCTACGACGGCAGCCCAAAGTACGAGCTCGATCTCCGCATCACAAcagaagcggcggcggcggcgaattCCAGTTCACTCGTCGGGGCGAAGAACATCAAGTACTTGGAGAGGAAGTGGTGCGTGCTGAAGCCTTCGGTGAGCCTCGACGACGCCGAGATCGCGCCGAGCGTCAGCTACGCTTGCGAGAACGCAGACTGCTCCAGCCTCGGATACAAGACGGCGTGCAGCGATCTGGATGCGCAGGGAAACATCTCGTATGCGTTCAACAGCTACTACCAGAAGAACGACCAGGACAACAGGGCCTGCGGGTTCTCGGGCTTGGCGACCGTCACCGAGAAGGATCCATCGACCTCTACCTGCAAATTCGACATCATGATCGATGCTGAGGCTGCAGAATCCTGGAAAGCCCGAACACTCACACAGCTCAATTTGCTTTGGTGTATTGTTCTTCCGGTTATAGTGACGTTTGTGTGA